Part of the Sandaracinaceae bacterium genome is shown below.
CAGCTGCGCCGACGTGGGTTCGCACGGCGCTCCCACCGCCTCAACGAGCTCTCGCAGCAGGGGCTCGCGCTCGGCTGGGGCTGCCGCGAGGAACGCGCGCCTCTCGGGCCCGTCGACCAGGCGTGCGTAGTCGCTCGGGACGTCGAGGTCGAATGCCCACGCGCGCGCGCCCGACCCCAGAGCTCCGCGCCGTCGCGTCGCCGCGTTCAGCACCGCGTACCAGCGATCCGCCGGAAGGACGGCGCCATCGAGGACGTCGGTCGCGATGAACGCCGTGGCCGGGACGCCCAGCTCGGCGAGGATCGGCGCCGCGTGCTCGAGCACGTCCATGTAACCGTCGTCGAACGTGAGCCAGCAGGCAGGACGTGCGAACGTGCGCTGACCCGCGAGCCAGGCGATCACATCGCCCTCGCCGACCAGGTCGAACTGCGCCGCGAGCGACATCACCTCCGCGCGGAAGCTCACGGTCGAGACGGCAGTACCGCGAACGAAGTACGGACGCCCGTCGCCGGCGCGCGCCGACTCGGGGAGCACGCGGTGGTAGCAGAGGATGGTGAGCTCGGCGCTCACGGGAACGTCCGCGCCGGCTTCCGCGGTGCGAGCACCAGCTCGCATGCAAGCGCCACCGCCTCGAGCGGATCATGCG
Proteins encoded:
- a CDS encoding polysaccharide deacetylase family protein, producing MSAELTILCYHRVLPESARAGDGRPYFVRGTAVSTVSFRAEVMSLAAQFDLVGEGDVIAWLAGQRTFARPACWLTFDDGYMDVLEHAAPILAELGVPATAFIATDVLDGAVLPADRWYAVLNAATRRRGALGSGARAWAFDLDVPSDYARLVDGPERRAFLAAAPAEREPLLRELVEAVGAPCEPTSAQLYLTPEALARLVASGWAIGSHTRSHPFLPLLSEPAVADELRDSRAALASLGVDARSFAYPDGRWNPALVRQVRAAGYAIGVTLEPGLARVGDEPLSLPRALGGALRSTSRC